Proteins encoded together in one Campylobacter concisus window:
- a CDS encoding iron-containing alcohol dehydrogenase, with the protein MEFGKDKEQNIGKYMKEFGAKKTLIIYGSDRIMQNGLFDVATKSLSANGIEFCKIGGVKSNPVLSKVNEAINLAKKQGVDSVLAIGGGSVLDTAKAVAAGVKYNGDVWDFFTGKCPKEALMIFDIITLAATGSEMNGGAVVTNEATKEKFAMHGACLYPKVSVVNPLLQASVSKEYLVYSASDIIAHSIEGYFTASVQPEIINLYIEANIKTVMKTTEILLKEPENYDARSEFAWAATMALNGLTYVGTAGYSYPNHMIEHAIGAVVDCAHGAGLSVVMPAWMKWYKSRNLKAFKRFGKEIFGVDDADEAIKKLKEWFSKIGTPTSLIEIGVDESNLDEIMALVYDYAKGRGLEQIYTKEAISEIFALAR; encoded by the coding sequence ATAGAATTTGGCAAAGACAAAGAGCAAAACATCGGCAAATACATGAAAGAATTTGGCGCAAAAAAGACGCTCATCATCTATGGCAGCGACAGGATCATGCAAAACGGACTTTTTGACGTTGCCACAAAGAGCCTAAGCGCAAATGGCATCGAGTTTTGCAAGATAGGCGGCGTGAAGTCAAACCCAGTGCTAAGCAAGGTAAATGAGGCTATAAATTTAGCTAAAAAACAAGGCGTCGATAGCGTGCTAGCCATAGGCGGCGGCTCGGTGCTTGACACGGCCAAGGCAGTGGCTGCTGGAGTTAAATATAACGGCGACGTTTGGGACTTTTTTACTGGCAAGTGTCCAAAAGAGGCGCTTATGATCTTTGATATCATCACGCTTGCTGCAACTGGCTCAGAGATGAACGGCGGCGCAGTCGTCACAAATGAAGCCACAAAAGAGAAATTTGCCATGCACGGCGCTTGTCTTTACCCAAAAGTATCGGTGGTAAATCCGCTTCTTCAAGCAAGCGTTAGCAAAGAGTATTTGGTCTATTCAGCCTCTGACATCATCGCTCACAGCATCGAGGGCTACTTTACGGCGAGCGTTCAGCCTGAGATCATAAATTTATACATCGAAGCAAACATCAAAACCGTCATGAAAACGACTGAAATTTTACTAAAAGAGCCAGAAAACTATGACGCTAGAAGCGAGTTTGCTTGGGCTGCTACGATGGCGCTAAATGGCCTAACTTACGTTGGCACGGCTGGTTACTCATATCCAAACCACATGATCGAGCACGCCATAGGTGCGGTGGTTGATTGCGCACACGGGGCTGGGCTAAGTGTAGTGATGCCAGCTTGGATGAAGTGGTATAAGAGTAGAAATTTAAAGGCATTTAAACGCTTTGGCAAAGAAATTTTTGGCGTAGATGACGCAGACGAGGCTATTAAAAAGCTAAAAGAGTGGTTTAGCAAGATCGGCACGCCAACAAGCCTCATCGAAATCGGCGTTGATGAGTCAAATTTAGACGAGATCATGGCGCTAGTTTATGACTACGCCAAGGGCAGGGGCTTGGAGCAAATTTATACAAAAGAGGCCATAAGCGAAATTTTTGCCTTAGCGAGATAG
- the nrdD gene encoding anaerobic ribonucleoside-triphosphate reductase → MTEKEILEKVQDKRTRCVVYTRVMGYHRPVESFNLGKKGEHKERVKFDEYASCCKR, encoded by the coding sequence ATGACAGAAAAAGAAATTTTAGAAAAAGTACAAGATAAACGCACAAGATGCGTGGTCTATACTCGTGTTATGGGCTATCACAGACCAGTTGAGAGCTTTAATCTCGGTAAAAAAGGCGAGCACAAAGAGCGTGTTAAATTTGACGAATACGCAAGTTGCTGCAAAAGATAA
- a CDS encoding NAD(P)H-dependent oxidoreductase, with protein sequence MSEILVVSGHTDLENSFANKIILGELKKHLPEAKFDILSELYKNYAIDVKAEQEKLVKADVIVLVYPFFWYGVPSLLQKWLEDVLVHDFSHGSKGDKLHGKKLVLSFTSGAPEELYKKEALQRYEIEEFLPPLKALANMCGMEFAGYVYSGGLSYQSRHDEAKLALMRQKALDHAKRLEELIGKIL encoded by the coding sequence ATGAGTGAAATTTTAGTCGTATCAGGTCACACCGACCTTGAAAATTCATTTGCGAATAAGATCATCTTGGGCGAGCTAAAAAAGCACCTGCCAGAGGCTAAATTTGACATACTAAGTGAGCTTTATAAAAACTACGCTATCGATGTAAAAGCCGAGCAAGAAAAGCTAGTAAAAGCTGATGTGATCGTGCTTGTTTATCCATTTTTCTGGTACGGCGTGCCATCACTTTTACAAAAGTGGCTTGAAGATGTGCTAGTTCATGACTTCTCTCACGGCAGCAAGGGAGATAAGCTACATGGCAAAAAGCTAGTGCTTTCATTTACCTCTGGCGCGCCTGAGGAGCTTTATAAAAAAGAGGCACTTCAGCGCTATGAGATAGAGGAGTTTTTGCCTCCACTTAAGGCGTTAGCAAATATGTGTGGAATGGAGTTTGCAGGCTATGTTTATAGCGGAGGGCTATCATATCAGAGTAGGCACGATGAGGCAAAGCTTGCTTTGATGAGGCAAAAGGCGCTTGATCATGCAAAGAGGCTAGAGGAGCTGATAGGTAAAATTTTATGA
- a CDS encoding putative quinol monooxygenase, protein MFKKLFLLAVLAAFAFGAEAKVSLQELLATPNNKTLLKQLGRENILSSKSEPDTQAIFFASAKSKPELFYVLEFYKDEAAYKKHLSSAHYKKFASASAEILASKKALSLKKRATFSKNLTPERLKDSYFHITNLSLLAKSDAKFEKLVKKYMQKSVDEGAYAQFAFSQKDAPNKWVLVEIYKDEASFESYRHSENYKAYAKERAGLIDEFDGFGLKNETSFSKVKF, encoded by the coding sequence ATGTTTAAAAAGCTATTTTTACTAGCGGTTTTGGCGGCTTTTGCCTTTGGGGCGGAGGCGAAAGTGAGCTTGCAGGAGCTGCTTGCGACGCCAAATAACAAGACTTTGTTAAAGCAGCTTGGCAGGGAAAATATACTAAGCTCAAAGAGCGAGCCAGACACGCAGGCGATCTTTTTTGCGAGTGCAAAGAGCAAGCCAGAGCTATTTTACGTGCTTGAGTTTTACAAGGACGAGGCGGCTTATAAAAAGCATCTAAGCTCGGCGCACTATAAGAAATTTGCAAGTGCGAGTGCTGAAATTTTGGCTAGCAAAAAGGCTTTAAGCTTGAAAAAACGGGCTACTTTTTCTAAAAATTTAACCCCAGAGCGCCTAAAAGATAGCTACTTTCACATCACAAATTTAAGCCTTTTGGCAAAGAGTGATGCGAAATTTGAAAAGCTAGTGAAAAAATATATGCAAAAAAGCGTAGATGAGGGAGCTTACGCGCAGTTTGCCTTTAGTCAAAAAGACGCGCCTAACAAGTGGGTGCTGGTTGAAATTTATAAAGACGAAGCTAGCTTTGAGAGCTACCGCCACAGCGAAAACTACAAGGCTTACGCTAAAGAGCGAGCTGGGCTGATAGATGAATTTGACGGCTTTGGTTTAAAAAATGAGACCTCATTTAGCAAGGTAAAATTTTAG
- a CDS encoding SDR family NAD(P)-dependent oxidoreductase — MKKYIVITGASSGIGAAAAKAFARRGENLILIARRGELLEELKSEIAKFANVDVVIELCDLSKQENALSLWRNLEKFELKALINNAGFGDYNKVGEQNLDKITQMINLNIIALVTLSTLFTKKYKDKDTQLINISSIGGYKIVPNAVTYCASKFFVSAFSEGLYHELAQDKQAKMQAKVLAPAATKTEFGMVATSKESYDYDKAFKKYHTSEQMAEFLLRLYDSHYCVGAVDRDSFEFSLHQPKFDYAVKYKPKDN, encoded by the coding sequence ATGAAAAAATATATAGTGATCACTGGGGCAAGCTCAGGCATAGGAGCGGCCGCGGCAAAGGCATTTGCAAGGCGTGGGGAGAATTTGATCCTTATCGCAAGACGTGGCGAGCTTTTAGAAGAGCTAAAAAGCGAGATAGCTAAATTTGCAAATGTCGATGTCGTGATAGAGCTTTGCGACCTCTCAAAGCAAGAAAATGCCCTTTCTCTTTGGCGTAATTTAGAAAAATTTGAGCTAAAAGCGCTTATAAACAACGCTGGCTTTGGCGACTATAACAAGGTCGGCGAGCAAAATTTAGACAAGATCACTCAGATGATAAATTTAAACATCATCGCTCTTGTGACGCTCTCAACGCTCTTTACTAAAAAGTATAAAGACAAAGATACGCAGCTTATAAACATCTCTTCAATAGGTGGCTATAAAATCGTGCCAAACGCCGTCACATACTGCGCTAGCAAATTTTTCGTAAGTGCCTTTAGCGAGGGACTTTACCACGAGCTAGCACAGGATAAACAGGCAAAGATGCAAGCAAAAGTGCTAGCCCCTGCTGCCACAAAGACAGAATTTGGCATGGTGGCAACTAGCAAAGAGAGCTACGACTACGACAAGGCGTTTAAAAAGTATCACACGAGCGAGCAGATGGCGGAGTTTTTGCTTCGCCTTTATGATAGCCATTACTGCGTTGGCGCGGTCGATAGAGATAGCTTTGAGTTTTCGCTGCACCAGCCTAAATTTGACTATGCGGTCAAGTATAAGCCAAAAGATAACTAG
- a CDS encoding anaerobic ribonucleoside-triphosphate reductase activating protein: MQKVFSITPFTTLDYPDKVAAVIWFAGCNMRCGYCYNIEVVKSNGTISFSEVCDFLDRRVGKLNGIVFSGGECTANPLFLRLAREVKARGFSLKVDTNGSYRDVLKEAIDEGLIDYIALDFKAPKEKFIGITGSNLYEKFAATLRYLLEINFKFEVRTTVHADLLSEKDISEMSGLLYELGYRGDYFLQKFFNTGENFGNMGEPKNSFDPDKITSKLPIRLRNF; this comes from the coding sequence TTGCAAAAAGTCTTTAGTATAACGCCATTTACGACGCTTGACTATCCAGACAAAGTGGCAGCTGTCATCTGGTTTGCAGGGTGTAATATGCGCTGTGGATACTGCTACAACATCGAGGTTGTAAAGTCAAATGGCACTATAAGTTTTAGCGAAGTTTGCGACTTTTTAGACCGCAGGGTCGGCAAGCTAAATGGCATCGTCTTTAGCGGCGGCGAATGCACAGCAAACCCTCTCTTTCTAAGGCTAGCACGCGAGGTCAAAGCGCGTGGCTTTAGCTTAAAAGTAGATACTAATGGCTCATATCGTGACGTCTTGAAAGAGGCGATAGATGAGGGGCTTATCGACTATATCGCACTTGATTTTAAAGCTCCAAAAGAGAAATTTATCGGCATAACTGGCTCAAATTTATATGAAAAATTTGCCGCCACGCTTAGATACTTGCTTGAGATAAATTTTAAATTTGAAGTTAGAACGACCGTGCATGCGGACTTGCTAAGCGAAAAGGATATCTCTGAGATGTCAGGGCTACTTTACGAGCTTGGATATAGAGGGGATTATTTCTTACAAAAATTCTTTAACACTGGCGAAAATTTTGGCAACATGGGCGAGCCAAAAAATAGCTTCGATCCAGACAAGATCACATCAAAACTACCTATCAGACTAAGAAATTTCTAA
- a CDS encoding tannase/feruloyl esterase family alpha/beta hydrolase, giving the protein MRSESGEISADRMSALTGGSKNTIKAKSHCVVHGKLYKRTGSDGKEYAIDYELRLPEQWNEKFLFQGGGGMDGFVAPALGAVPIRTSTATPAFLRGYAVVTTNSGHPEPTAEFGLDQQARLDYAYQAIGKVTDAAKQILAAAYAKKPKHSYFMGCSNGGRAALIAAQRYPLEFDGVIAANPGFRLSRAAIAQQWDNQALMKIAPKNEKGEKIFANALTQDDLDKLSHAVLEKCDALDGLKDGIINAWEACKFDPKSLNLDKQKIEAIEKIFNGAKNSKGEQIYSGWFYDSGVSAEGWRQWKLGDSQSAKPNARNITLSSGSVNYYFLTPAQPNFDTINFDFDKDTPKTFETAAINDAISTSLSTFSANGGKLIIVTGVSDPVFSAKDQRDWFKKLEADNENSQNFAAFFALPGMNHCGGGNGIDDVDPLGALEAWHEKGEAPKSMLAKSRTYAGKEFLVCAYPKVATYVGGDTSKASSFVCK; this is encoded by the coding sequence ATGCGGAGTGAGAGCGGCGAAATTTCAGCCGATAGGATGTCTGCGCTAACTGGTGGCAGTAAAAACACTATCAAAGCAAAGTCTCACTGCGTGGTGCATGGCAAACTATATAAGCGCACTGGAAGTGATGGCAAAGAGTATGCGATTGATTACGAGCTAAGGCTGCCAGAGCAGTGGAATGAGAAGTTTTTGTTTCAAGGCGGAGGCGGTATGGACGGCTTTGTAGCGCCTGCTCTTGGCGCAGTGCCGATACGCACAAGCACAGCCACGCCAGCATTTCTTAGAGGCTACGCGGTAGTTACTACAAACTCAGGACACCCAGAGCCAACGGCTGAGTTTGGGCTAGATCAACAAGCAAGGCTAGACTATGCCTATCAGGCGATCGGCAAGGTCACGGACGCAGCTAAGCAAATTTTAGCCGCCGCATACGCCAAAAAGCCAAAACATAGCTACTTTATGGGCTGTTCAAATGGCGGCAGGGCAGCACTAATCGCAGCCCAGCGCTATCCGCTAGAATTTGACGGCGTCATCGCTGCAAACCCTGGCTTTAGGCTATCTCGCGCGGCGATCGCTCAGCAGTGGGACAACCAAGCTCTTATGAAGATAGCTCCGAAAAATGAAAAAGGCGAGAAAATTTTTGCAAATGCCCTAACGCAGGACGACCTTGACAAGCTAAGCCACGCTGTACTAGAAAAATGTGACGCCTTAGACGGACTAAAAGATGGGATCATCAATGCGTGGGAAGCGTGCAAATTTGATCCAAAAAGTCTAAATTTAGATAAGCAAAAGATAGAGGCGATAGAGAAAATCTTTAACGGAGCCAAAAACAGCAAGGGCGAGCAAATTTATAGTGGCTGGTTTTATGACTCAGGAGTGAGCGCTGAGGGCTGGAGGCAGTGGAAGCTGGGCGACTCACAAAGTGCTAAGCCAAACGCTAGAAATATCACGCTTTCAAGCGGCTCGGTGAATTACTACTTTTTAACGCCAGCGCAGCCAAATTTTGACACGATAAATTTTGACTTTGACAAAGACACGCCAAAGACTTTCGAAACCGCAGCGATAAATGACGCTATCTCAACAAGCCTTAGCACATTTAGCGCAAATGGCGGTAAGCTCATCATAGTAACTGGCGTCTCAGACCCAGTTTTCTCGGCAAAAGATCAAAGGGATTGGTTTAAAAAGCTAGAGGCTGATAATGAAAATAGCCAAAATTTCGCGGCATTTTTTGCGCTACCTGGGATGAACCACTGCGGTGGCGGCAACGGCATAGATGACGTGGATCCTTTAGGCGCGCTTGAAGCGTGGCACGAAAAGGGCGAAGCGCCAAAGAGCATGCTAGCAAAAAGTAGGACCTACGCTGGCAAGGAATTTTTAGTGTGTGCGTATCCAAAGGTGGCTACTTACGTGGGTGGTGATACTAGCAAGGCAAGTAGCTTTGTTTGCAAGTAA
- a CDS encoding DUF2798 domain-containing protein, giving the protein MIPAKFYRYVFAFIMSAFMAFFMSFVLTYLNLGFVDGFVKIWLIAYVKAFVVAYPVLLLVSPSVAKIAQNLCKKES; this is encoded by the coding sequence ATGATACCAGCGAAATTTTATAGATATGTTTTTGCGTTTATAATGTCAGCATTTATGGCATTTTTTATGTCATTTGTGCTGACGTATCTAAACCTTGGCTTTGTTGATGGCTTTGTGAAAATTTGGCTAATCGCTTATGTAAAAGCCTTTGTAGTAGCGTATCCTGTGCTTTTGCTAGTTTCGCCGTCTGTTGCAAAGATCGCGCAAAATTTATGTAAAAAAGAGAGTTAA
- a CDS encoding ferritin family protein: MRQYETYKCEKCGNEIEVQKVGGGTLTCCGEEMKCITENLTAVNLMKAFAGESQARNKYELYGDLAKEAGYHAIARHFYEAAENEKWHAMAEFKKYHEMMNDPIDKMDKNLLDAAAGENYEHTTMYPDFAKIAKEEELRDVERLFNAIGKVEVEHEREYLELKKMLDEEGFFESDEEDIWVCEVCGHVHRGKKAPGACPLCKAPKEYFKREFLG, encoded by the coding sequence ATGAGACAGTACGAAACATACAAATGCGAGAAATGCGGCAACGAGATCGAAGTTCAAAAAGTTGGCGGCGGCACATTAACCTGTTGTGGCGAAGAGATGAAATGCATCACTGAAAATTTAACAGCGGTAAATTTGATGAAGGCATTTGCTGGCGAGTCACAAGCTAGAAACAAGTATGAGCTTTACGGCGACCTAGCTAAAGAAGCAGGCTATCACGCGATAGCTAGACACTTTTACGAGGCAGCTGAAAATGAGAAATGGCACGCAATGGCTGAATTTAAGAAATATCACGAGATGATGAACGATCCGATCGATAAGATGGATAAAAATTTACTTGACGCTGCAGCTGGCGAAAACTACGAGCATACGACGATGTATCCAGACTTTGCAAAGATCGCAAAAGAAGAAGAGCTAAGAGATGTTGAAAGGCTATTTAACGCGATTGGCAAGGTTGAAGTTGAGCATGAAAGAGAGTATTTAGAGCTTAAAAAGATGCTTGATGAAGAGGGCTTTTTTGAGAGCGATGAAGAGGATATCTGGGTTTGCGAGGTGTGCGGACACGTTCATAGAGGTAAAAAAGCTCCAGGCGCTTGCCCACTTTGCAAAGCTCCAAAAGAGTATTTTAAACGCGAATTCTTAGGCTAA
- a CDS encoding DUF5339 domain-containing protein translates to MKKSLLVLTTLGFALSLNAADLTDTCKSYFSDIDKMVEAYKQAGQEQQVKMYEDQKKQSMDQLASLPKEQQDATCKQAKEMFAQVMDQMKKQGLLK, encoded by the coding sequence ATGAAAAAATCACTTTTAGTTTTAACTACTCTTGGCTTTGCACTAAGCCTAAACGCTGCAGATCTTACAGATACTTGCAAGTCTTACTTCTCAGACATCGACAAAATGGTCGAAGCTTACAAACAAGCTGGTCAAGAGCAACAAGTAAAAATGTATGAAGATCAAAAGAAACAATCAATGGATCAACTAGCTTCTTTACCAAAAGAGCAACAAGACGCTACTTGCAAACAAGCTAAAGAGATGTTTGCTCAAGTAATGGATCAAATGAAAAAACAAGGTCTTTTAAAATAA
- a CDS encoding subtype B tannase, which translates to MKCVRVAILGVCLVGACFGGELKFDEKKFELKSVQVGERTLKFRAYEGIVYVAKPASDYEVLNFYVPEGKFSDQKGAIFMPNGIGGYMPAKPQKPEIKNEKPNATLEALLRGYVVASVGARGRTLKDGEKFIGKAPAMIVDLKAAVRYLKFNDKFMPGDANKIISNGTSAGGAMSALLGTSAGAKEYEPYLKELGAAKADDQIYAVSAYCPVTNLEHEDEAYEWMFGDLDKFERIDFASFDASTFNDRSKKPKMITGELNAMQKELSRELKSKFPAYLNSLNLKDAKGHVLSLDENGEGSFKEYISALVSKAFTATKSSDKSTLTPKFITLDTQGCSLGYTFKFEDFIASLKRAKTVVAFDGLGLENTENDLFGDSKTPAKHFTKFAKERSEGEMAKASVIKMMNAMNYTKNEEAAKFYRIRQGTNDTDLALAVPAMLALSLKNAGKEVDFEAVWGQGHGGDYDLDELFAWMKRVVER; encoded by the coding sequence ATGAAATGCGTTAGAGTTGCTATTTTAGGGGTTTGTTTGGTAGGCGCTTGCTTTGGCGGCGAGCTTAAATTTGATGAAAAGAAATTTGAGCTAAAAAGCGTGCAAGTTGGCGAGAGGACGCTTAAATTTAGAGCATATGAAGGCATAGTCTATGTGGCAAAGCCAGCTAGCGACTATGAGGTGCTAAATTTCTACGTGCCAGAGGGTAAATTTAGTGACCAAAAAGGGGCTATTTTTATGCCAAATGGCATAGGCGGCTACATGCCAGCCAAACCCCAAAAGCCAGAAATTAAAAACGAAAAGCCAAATGCCACCCTTGAAGCGCTTCTTAGAGGCTACGTCGTGGCAAGCGTTGGCGCTAGGGGCAGGACGCTAAAAGATGGCGAGAAATTTATCGGCAAAGCGCCAGCCATGATAGTCGATCTAAAAGCAGCCGTTAGATATCTTAAATTTAACGACAAATTTATGCCAGGCGACGCAAATAAGATCATCTCAAACGGTACGAGTGCAGGCGGCGCTATGTCGGCACTTCTTGGCACTAGCGCAGGGGCAAAAGAGTATGAGCCATATCTTAAAGAGCTAGGCGCTGCAAAGGCGGACGATCAAATTTATGCCGTCTCAGCCTACTGCCCTGTTACAAATTTAGAGCATGAGGACGAGGCGTATGAGTGGATGTTTGGGGATTTGGATAAATTTGAAAGGATTGATTTTGCAAGCTTTGATGCGAGCACTTTTAACGACAGAAGCAAAAAGCCAAAGATGATCACAGGCGAGCTAAATGCCATGCAAAAAGAGCTCTCACGCGAGCTAAAGAGTAAATTTCCAGCCTATCTAAACTCGCTAAATTTAAAAGACGCCAAAGGCCACGTGCTAAGCCTTGATGAAAATGGCGAGGGCAGCTTCAAAGAGTATATAAGCGCTCTTGTCTCAAAGGCATTTACCGCTACAAAAAGCAGCGACAAAAGCACGCTCACGCCTAAATTTATAACTCTTGACACGCAGGGCTGCTCGCTTGGATATACATTCAAATTTGAAGACTTCATCGCTTCGCTAAAACGCGCCAAAACGGTGGTTGCCTTTGACGGCCTTGGGCTAGAAAATACTGAAAACGACCTTTTTGGCGATAGCAAAACGCCTGCAAAGCACTTTACTAAATTTGCAAAAGAGCGAAGCGAGGGCGAGATGGCTAAGGCTAGCGTCATAAAGATGATGAATGCGATGAACTACACTAAAAACGAAGAGGCGGCGAAATTTTACCGCATAAGGCAGGGGACAAACGACACCGACCTAGCCCTTGCCGTGCCTGCAATGCTCGCACTTTCGCTTAAAAATGCTGGCAAGGAGGTTGATTTCGAAGCGGTATGGGGGCAAGGACACGGCGGCGATTACGACCTAGACGAGCTTTTTGCTTGGATGAAAAGAGTGGTTGAGAGATAA
- a CDS encoding NAD(P)H-binding protein — MKKVALIAGASGAVGSEILKGLCESEHYNKVVALVRHELEFTHEKLEVKIVNFDDFKDEVPFIADDVFCALGTTMKAAKHKEQFYKVDVTYPINFAKFGLECGAKRFVLLSAAGANRKSGSFYLKAKGQAEAKIKELGYSSFHIARLPLIEAERKDFRLGEYLAIKAFKFIPKGFFDEYRPMRAADIAKVIVQVAQDDHSEGVKIYSPEEFTK; from the coding sequence ATGAAAAAAGTCGCCCTTATAGCAGGAGCCAGCGGCGCTGTGGGAAGTGAAATTTTAAAGGGTCTTTGCGAGAGTGAGCACTACAACAAGGTGGTCGCCCTTGTTAGGCATGAGCTAGAATTTACCCATGAAAAGCTTGAAGTAAAGATAGTAAATTTTGATGATTTTAAAGATGAGGTGCCATTTATCGCTGATGATGTTTTTTGCGCGCTTGGCACGACGATGAAAGCGGCAAAGCACAAAGAGCAGTTTTACAAAGTCGATGTGACCTATCCGATAAATTTCGCCAAATTTGGCTTGGAGTGTGGCGCAAAACGCTTTGTCTTGCTCTCAGCAGCAGGCGCAAACAGAAAGTCAGGCTCGTTCTACCTAAAGGCAAAAGGTCAAGCAGAAGCAAAGATAAAAGAGCTTGGATATAGCTCATTTCACATCGCCAGACTGCCACTTATCGAGGCTGAGAGAAAGGACTTTAGGCTTGGCGAGTATCTAGCGATAAAGGCGTTTAAATTTATCCCAAAAGGTTTTTTTGACGAGTATCGTCCGATGAGGGCGGCTGATATCGCTAAAGTGATCGTGCAAGTAGCACAAGATGACCACAGCGAAGGTGTAAAAATTTATAGTCCGGAGGAATTTACAAAATGA